Proteins from a genomic interval of Zingiber officinale cultivar Zhangliang chromosome 2A, Zo_v1.1, whole genome shotgun sequence:
- the LOC122039867 gene encoding phospholipase A1 EG1, chloroplastic/mitochondrial-like, producing the protein MASRLPASNSCAAITECRRGRVSAAAATAQSIMTAELAASVAAVPRISVQHAPAPVPAKANMRKEMEEDNWEALVAPLHPVLRDEIVRYGELVAACYKAFDLDPSSDRYLNCKYGKKNMLRGVGMPDAGYEVTKYVYATPDISLPIPTQSGSTCCGRWIGYVAVSSSDVGRRDIVVSFRGTVTSTEWIANLMSSLEVARFDPHDPRPDVKVASGFLNLYTSGDSSTKFGSGSCREQLLAEVSRLLHKYKGEEVSITLAGHSMGSALALLLGYDIAELGLNQGAPVMVYSYGGPRVGNAGFKRRCEELGVKVLRVANVNDPVTKLPGVIFNENFRNPMGGGLSSYAHVGVELALDFFKVQDPVCVHDLDAYIRLLKCHPKNGAAVRAKRNRDAAGDIARKARELLSSVQVAEAWTWQDAAMQLGNWMQLLNI; encoded by the coding sequence ATGGCGTCGCGCCTTCCGGCATCCAATTCCTGTGCCGCAATCACTGAGTGCCGGCGGGGGCGAGTCTCGGCCGCCGCCGCCACGGCCCAGTCGATCATGACGGCGGAGCTAGCCGCGTCGGTCGCGGCAGTGCCCAGGATCTCTGTGCAGCACGCGCCGGCGCCGGTTCCGGCTAAGGCGAACATGAGGAAGGAGATGGAGGAGGATAATTGGGAGGCTCTGGTGGCGCCACTGCATCCGGTTCTCAGAGATGAGATCGTCCGGTACGGCGAGCTGGTTGCCGCCTGTTACAAGGCCTTCGACCTCGATCCTTCCTCCGACCGTTACCTCAACTGTAAGTACGGCAAGAAGAACATGCTCCGGGGGGTGGGAATGCCGGACGCCGGCTACGAGGTCACCAAGTACGTGTATGCCACCCCGGACATCAGCCTCCCCATCCCGACCCAGAGCGGCAGCACCTGCTGCGGCCGCTGGATCGGCTACGTCGCCGTCTCTTCTTCCGACGTCGGCCGCCGCGACATCGTCGTCTCCTTCCGCGGCACCGTCACTAGCACCGAGTGGATCGCTAACCTGATGAGCTCCCTGGAGGTGGCGCGGTTCGATCCGCACGACCCCCGCCCGGACGTCAAGGTCGCCTCGGGCTTCCTCAACCTCTACACCTCCGGCGACAGCTCCACCAAGTTCGGCAGCGGCAGCTGCCGGGAGCAGCTCCTGGCCGAGGTGTCCCGCCTCCTCCACAAGTACAAGGGCGAGGAGGTGAGCATCACGCTGGCCGGCCACAGCATGGGGAGCGCCCTCGCGCTGCTCCTCGGCTACGACATCGCCGAGCTCGGCCTCAACCAGGGGGCGCCCGTCATGGTCTACTCCTACGGCGGGCCGCGCGTCGGCAACGCCGGGTTCAAGCGACGGTGCGAGGAGCTCGGCGTCAAGGTGCTGCGCGTGGCGAACGTGAACGACCCGGTGACGAAGTTGCCGGGGGTCATTTTCAATGAGAATTTCAGGAATCCGATGGGCGGCGGCCTGAGCAGCTACGCCCACGTCGGGGTGGAGCTGGCCCTGGACTTCTTCAAGGTGCAGGACCCGGTTTGTGTGCATGACTTGGACGCCTACATCCGGCTCTTGAAATGCCATCCCAAGAACGGCGCCGCCGTCCGAGCGAAGAGGAACAGGGACGCCGCCGGCGACATCGCGAGGAAGGCCAGGGAGCTGCTGAGCAGCGTCCAAGTGGCAGAGGCATGGACGTGGCAAGACGCCGCCATGCAGCTGGGCAATTGGATGCAGCTACTAAATATCTAA